In one Silene latifolia isolate original U9 population chromosome 10, ASM4854445v1, whole genome shotgun sequence genomic region, the following are encoded:
- the LOC141605282 gene encoding uncharacterized protein LOC141605282 isoform X3 yields MFLILRLLKKRFFMFYMLVLQSKLAGCAGDFWLVLPLIQALSPALRPVSCAVNVDDTFSQWAQPFVQQALSKIVSTLSSSVYHPLLHGCAGYLSSFSPSHAKTACVLIDLCSSTLAPWMSRVTAKIDLAVELLEDLLGVIQGERHSLVRVRVALKYILLALSGYMDEVLAEYKEAKLRVLFLIEMLETFLEPALSASQNMIGFGEIFCTSTNNQETMCATALQVIRAAVRKLSVLPSLELEWRLGSVPPTVLLSILDPQLELPPEFDHSRSSLPKIDKENSSSFPLSYVSFGGSSLKSAGQDDGYGAADISSKADILEDASLLFAPQELRNLNLLLDANFEKPEQSSLSDTMSDNKPVLGKDLRTKVDKGLMPAPWLSMKYSSLQLHHTQLLDIDICERRASEFRRLASDLHSQQNINLEGHNAAVDALILSAECYINPFMVSVKEYPRVSDQINLTGIRSPNEQEISALKRALGKRKCKLETINLLEQRRDKVFIQILLEAADMDKNYYQKVSDVSDGDHGPYGVEVEELANLSEDNNASVDALTLVRRNQTLLCNFLIHQLCKEQHSLHETLMQCLVFLLHSATNLVCSPEKIIDIILDSAENLNRCLRSIFQQCQEGVLPLSREKVYRVQRHWTILQSLVIASSAGNGGPNNVSYVSGLKYGTLIPSSGWIRKIPAFTSCAFSLVRYLGWLAISRIAKGYLAERLFLTSNLSELTLLLSIFADDLATLDFVGDLRESRNLEVSNGKQEKLQYEDCSFAVKYPDMSIFFPEMPKELKAFRECILEAVAMQLRSVASTTVTDILCWLSDLCLSPFLENAHDSLLPVKGHHAKNSKAIVLYVFEAIISEHMEAVIPELPRLMQVLGSLCRSLYCDVPFLRSILCLLRPIISFSFGKISNAEKHLVGESCLNFESLCFSELFTYLQQEKDDRGLSDKKVNIALVIFTLATVFCDLSVDRKREVIQLSVRWVNFPAFEPTSMFHDYLCSFQLLLQSCNDFLVENLRSLGFIPMPQASDVNILNIGNRGSESCLWFPDDFCYGLPIAELENKLNGDTSCTRVSRLSSVEVEGFSGEIDNLISKLNVTIESSWNLHPQLCKSLVVLSAKCLVYSRFLCSVTRETSFPEAGENENTSSCRSSDEFFTHWKIGMSTLAENIMMVLENSCWEVASTMLDCLLRVPPFCSLDYIIVTLTSVIETIINSAPKISWRLRTNSWLSNLFSRGILMHEGGISLVELISKMLSHHEPEQRFTALEHLGRLFGLDVNGGWVVLTSPSFDKLASHDSIVLISESVLTQLVANTWYPVASMASADASLHLRTLAMALLVHYIPFAEHANLQSFLENAHTFFPGLGSFTYRMGEGVFVQLSLALLAGVCLYCPAEDMSLVPQNVWQYIETLGGTKFGRFGEMDRRICQALCKAKHEEDDAKAVLKEALSSCPPKEIDPEFGTTRESVLQVLANLTSVQSYFDIFTEKMDQEAAELEEAELEMKILQKEVIIQGDASDEGDTLFTSSIMKGDHGRLQQIKNDIRSLERSRLEEEIFARRQKKLSLKRERQKYLEDAALREAELQQELDRQRTSEVEKEIERQRLLELERSKTNELRHNLDLEKERQTQREIQRELEQVESGSRQPRREFSSSTSSSRPRDRYRDRDNGRSVGDGNFRASPTSLPPDTLVSTASVPTTHTVALSGSRSFSGQLPTILQSRDRADEPTSNYDDTFDGSKDSGETSSTGDPELASGFDGLPSAFGSSQRHGSRGGKSRQILDRRDRDSRREGKWERKH; encoded by the exons CTCTTCGCCCAGTTAGTTGTGCTGTCAATGTTGACGATACTTTCTCGCAATGGGCTCAGCCTTTTGTTCAACAGGCACTATCTAAG ATTGTATCAACTTTGTCGTCATCAGTTTACCATCCTCTTCTTCATGGTTGTGCTGGCTATTTATCATCTTTCTCACCTTCTCAT GCAAAAACTGCTTGTGTCTTGATCGATTTGTGTAGCAGTACACTTGCACCTTGGATGTCCCGAGTAACTGCAAAG ATAGACTTGGCTGTGGAGCTTCTGGAAGATCTCTTGGGTGTTATTCAG GGTGAACGCCATTCTTTAGTTCGTGTACGTGTGGCCCTTAAATATATTTTGCTGGCTCTCTCTGGCTACATGGATGAAGTGCTAGCTGAATACAAG GAAGCAAAGCTTAGAGTTCTATTTCTTATAGAAATGTTGGAGACCTTTCTTGAGCCAGCCCTTTCGGCCTCCCAAAACATGATAGGCTTTGGTGAAATCTTCTGCACTTCTACCAACAACCAGGAAACAATGTGTGCCACTGCACTTCAAGTGATCCGTGCAGCTGTCAGAAAGCTCTCTGTTCTTCCCTCTTTGGAGCTAGAGTGGCGGCTTGGTTCAGTACCTCCTAC TGTTCTTCTCTCCATTCTGGATCCACAGCTGGAGTTACCTCCTGAGTTTGATCATTCCAGGTCTTCTCTCCCAAAGATTGACAAAGAAAACTCATCCAGTTTTCCGTTGTCTTATGTGTCTTTTGGAGGAAGCTCCTTAAAGTCCGCTGGTCAAGATGATGGGTATGGAGCGGCAGATATTTCTTCAAAAGCGGATATTCTAGAAGATGCCAGTCTCCTTTTTGCCCCACAGGAGTTAAGAAATCTAAATCTATTATTAGATGCTAATTTTGAAAAACCAGAGCAATCTAGTCTTTCAGATACCATGAGTGATAATAAACCAGTTCTGGGAAAAGACTTGAGGACTAAAGTAGACAAGGGTCTTATGCCAGCTCCTTGGCTCTCTATGAAGTATTCCAGCTTGCAGCTTCATCATACACAGCTGCTGGACATTGATATTTGTGAAAGGCGGGCTTCAGAGTTTCGGCGTCTGGCTTCGGATTTGCATTCTCAGCAAAATATCAATCTCGAGGGTCACAATGCTGCTGTGGATGCTTTGATCCTGTCAGCAGAATGCTATATTAATCCCTTCATGGTATCTGTTAAGGAATATCCAAGGGTTTCTGATCAAATTAATTTAACAGGTATTAGATCTCCTAATGAACAAGAAATTTCGGCACTCAAGAGAGCCTTGGGCAAAAGGAAGTGTAAATTAGAAACAATAAATCTTCTAGAACAAAGGAGAGATAAGGTGTTTATCCAGATTCTGCTTGAGGCTGCTGATATGGACAAGAATTACTATCAGAAGGTTTCTGATGTGTCTGATGGTGATCATGGTCCATATGGTGTTGAAGTGGAAGAACTTGCAAATTTGTCTGAGGATAATAATGCATCTGTCGATGCTCTAACTTTGGTTCGAAGAAACCAAACACTATTGTGCAATTTTTTAATCCATCAATTGTGCAAAGAGCAGCATTCTTTGCATGAAACTCTCATGCAGTGTCTTGTATTTTTGTTGCACTCTGCCACTAACCTTGTTTGTTCACCTGAAAAAATTATCGACATTATACTCGACTCAGCCGAGAACCTTAATAGGTGTTTAAGGTCCATTTTTCAGCAGTGCCAAGAAGGGGTTCTGCCGCTAAGTCGTGAAAAAGTTTATAGGGTCCAAAGGCATTGGACAATTCTTCAAAGTCTGGTCATTGCTTCAAGTGCTGGAAATGGTGGACCAAACAATGTATCTTATGTAAGTGGTTTGAAGTACGGTACTTTGATTCCTTCGTCTGGTTGGATTCGTAAGATACCAGCATTCACCTCTTGTGCTTTTTCTTTAGTTCGGTATTTGGGTTGGTTGGCAATATCAAGGATCGCTAAAGGATACCTAGCCGAACGTCTTTTTCTGACTTCAAATTTATCAGAACTGACACTTTTATTATCTATATTCGCTGATGATCTTGCCACATTGGATTTTGTTGGGGACTTGAGAGAGAGTCGTAATCTAGAAGTGTCAAACGGGAAACAAGAGAAATTACAATATGAAGACTGTTCTTTTGCTGTGAAGTATCCTGACATGAGCATTTTCTTTCCTGAAATGCCAAAAGAATTAAAAGCTTTTAGAGAATGTATTTTGGAGGCTGTTGCAATGCAGCTGAGATCTGTAGCATCGACCACAGTTACTGATATATTGTGTTGGTTGTCTGATCTGTGTTTGTCTCCCTTTCTAGAGAATGCTCACGATAGTCTTCTTCCAGTTAAAGGTCATCATGCAAAAAATTCCAAGGCGATCGTTCTATATGTATTTGAAGCTATTATTAGCGAACACATGGAAGCAGTTATTCCTGAGTTACCTAGGCTCATGCAAGTGCTTGGATCCTTATGCAGAAGCTTGTACTGTGACGTGCCTTTTCTCAGATCAATATTGTGTTTGTTGAGACCTATTATTTCCTTCTCTTTTGGCAAGATTTCTAATGCGGAAAAGCATCTGGTTGGTGAATCATGCCTTAATTTTGAGTCTCTGTGCTTCAGTGAGCTGTTTACTTACCTTCAACAGGAGAAGGACGACCGTGGTTTGTCGGACAAAAAGGTCAATATTGCGCTTGTTATATTCACCCTCGCAACTGTCTTTTGTGACTTGTCAGTTGACCGTAAAAGAGAGGTCATACAATTATCAGTACGGTGGGTGAATTTTCCTGCCTTTGAGCCCACATCGATGTTCCATGACTACCTTTGCTCATTCCAGTTACTTCTTCAAAGTTGCAATGATTTCTTAGTTGAAAACTTGAGATCACTTGGTTTTATACCAATGCCTCAAGCTTCTGATGTAAACATCCTCAATATTGGAAATAGAGGATCAGAATCGTGTCTATGGTTTCCTGATGATTTTTGCTACGGCCTTCCTATTGCTGAGCTTGAGAACAAATTAAATGGTGATACTTCTTGCACTCGTGTTTCTCGTCTGTCTTCAGTGGAAGTAGAAGGCTTCTCAGGGGAGATAGATAATCTGATTTCCAAGCTAAATGTAACAATTGAATCATCTTGGAATCTTCATCCTCAACTTTGCAAAAGTCTTGTTGTTCTTTCGGCGAAGTGTCTGGTCTACTCAAGATTCTTGTGTTCAGTTACTCGAGAAACATCTTTTCCAGAAGCCGGTGAGAATGAGAACACATCTTCGTGCAGGTCTTCTGATGAGTTCTTCACTCATTGGAAGATAGGTATGTCAACGCTTGCTGAAAATATTATGATGGTTCTGGAAAACAGTTGCTGGGAAGTCGCTTCCACTATGCTTGATTGTCTTCTTAGAGTTCCACCATTTTGCAGCCTGGATTATATAATTGTTACTCTAACTTCTGTGATTGAAACGATCATAAATAGTGCTCCAAAGATTTCGTGGCGCTTGAGAACTAATAGTTGGTTGTCAAATCTATTTTCAAGAGGAATTCTAATGCACGAAGGAGGGATATCTTTGGTTGAATTAATTTCTAAAATGTTGTCTCATCATGAGCCAGAGCAACGCTTTACAGCTCTTGAGCATTTAGGTCGACTTTTTGGCCTAGATGTGAATGGTGGTTGGGTGGTCCTCACTTCTCCGTCTTTTGACAAACTAGCTTCTCATGATAGTATTGTTTTGATCTCGGAATCAGTCTTAACTCAACTTGTAGCAAACACGTGGTATCCAGTTGCTTCTATGGCTTCCGCAGATGCATCATTACACTTAAGGACACTTGCGATGGCGCTTCTGGTTCACTATATTCCATTTGCTGAACATGCCAACTTGCAATCTTTTCTTGAAAATGCACACACGTTTTTCCCTGGTTTGGGAAGTTTTACGTATCGGATGGGGGAGGGCGTTTTTGTTCAGCTTTCTTTGGCACTTTTAGCTGGAGTTTGCCTCTACTGCCCAGCTGAAGATATGTCACTGGTTCCGCAAAATGTTTGGCAATATATTGAGACCCTCGGGGGCACAAAATTTG GGAGATTTGGAGAGATGGATAGACGCATCTGCCAGGCATTGTGTAAAGCTAAACACGAGGAGGATGACGCCAAAGCA GTCCTAAAGGAAGCACTTTCTTCATGTCCACCAAAAGAGATTGACCCAGAATTTGGGACAACTCGAGAATCTGTTCTTCAG GTTCTTGCAAATTTAACTTCTGTACAATCATACTTTGATATATTTACGGAGAAGATGGACCAAGAAGCCGCA GAGCTAGAGGAGGCAGAGCTGGAGATGAAAATTCTTCAGAAAGAAGTTATCATTCAGGGTGATGCTAGCGACGAGGGAGATACCCTATTTACTTCTT CTATAATGAAGGGAGATCATGGCCGACTTCAGCAAATTAAGAATGACATCCGTTCACT AGAGAGATCTAGACTCGAGGAAGAGATTTTTGCTCGGAGGCAAAAGAAACTGTCATTGAAACGTGAACGTCAGAAATATCTTGAAGATGCTGCTTTACGAGAGGCTGAACTTCAGCAAGAACTTGATAG GCAAAGGACTTCTGAAGTTGAAAAAGAGATTGAGAGGCAGCGGTTACTGGAGCTTGAACGTTCCAAGACAAATGAGCTCCGGCATAATCTTGATTTAGAGAAGGAAAGGCAAACACAG AGAGAAATTCAACGTGAGCTAGAGCAAGTTGAATCTGGGAGCAGACAACCACGACGAGAGTTCTCATCCTCCACCAGTAGCAG CCGCCCTCGTGATCGGTATCGGGACCGCGATAATGGGAGGTCTGTTGGAGACGGGAATTTCAGAGCAAGTCCGACAAGCTTACCACCAGATACGCTAGTTAGCACTGCGTCGGTTCCTACAACACATACTGTTGCTTTGTCAGGGTCGAGATCATTTTCCGGCCAGCTTCCGACAATCCTACAATCTCGTGATCGTGCCGATGAGCCTACAAGCAATTACGATGATACCTTTGATGGGAGCAAGGACTCGGGGGAAACAAGTAGTACAGGTGACCCCGAGTTAGCATCTGGTTTCGATGGCCTCCCAAGTGCGTTTGGCTCTTCTCAGAGACATGGATCAAGAGGTGGTAAGTCGAGACAAATTTTGGATAGAAGAGACAGAGATAGTCGACGTGAAGGAAAATGGGAAAGAAAACATTGA
- the LOC141605282 gene encoding uncharacterized protein LOC141605282 isoform X2: protein MQSETALVQEESSISIGGASSLLDEGRGAKLSRHSALSDYSELFGDGFLTPAVDWDASYINVLDIAALEEAIFHVLYACAAEPLLCSKLAGCAGDFWLVLPLIQALSPALRPVSCAVNVDDTFSQWAQPFVQQALSKIVSTLSSSVYHPLLHGCAGYLSSFSPSHAKTACVLIDLCSSTLAPWMSRVTAKIDLAVELLEDLLGVIQGERHSLVRVRVALKYILLALSGYMDEVLAEYKEAKLRVLFLIEMLETFLEPALSASQNMIGFGEIFCTSTNNQETMCATALQVIRAAVRKLSVLPSLELEWRLGSVPPTVLLSILDPQLELPPEFDHSRSSLPKIDKENSSSFPLSYVSFGGSSLKSAGQDDGYGAADISSKADILEDASLLFAPQELRNLNLLLDANFEKPEQSSLSDTMSDNKPVLGKDLRTKVDKGLMPAPWLSMKYSSLQLHHTQLLDIDICERRASEFRRLASDLHSQQNINLEGHNAAVDALILSAECYINPFMVSVKEYPRVSDQINLTGIRSPNEQEISALKRALGKRKCKLETINLLEQRRDKVFIQILLEAADMDKNYYQKVSDVSDGDHGPYGVEVEELANLSEDNNASVDALTLVRRNQTLLCNFLIHQLCKEQHSLHETLMQCLVFLLHSATNLVCSPEKIIDIILDSAENLNRCLRSIFQQCQEGVLPLSREKVYRVQRHWTILQSLVIASSAGNGGPNNVSYVSGLKYGTLIPSSGWIRKIPAFTSCAFSLVRYLGWLAISRIAKGYLAERLFLTSNLSELTLLLSIFADDLATLDFVGDLRESRNLEVSNGKQEKLQYEDCSFAVKYPDMSIFFPEMPKELKAFRECILEAVAMQLRSVASTTVTDILCWLSDLCLSPFLENAHDSLLPVKGHHAKNSKAIVLYVFEAIISEHMEAVIPELPRLMQVLGSLCRSLYCDVPFLRSILCLLRPIISFSFGKISNAEKHLVGESCLNFESLCFSELFTYLQQEKDDRGLSDKKVNIALVIFTLATVFCDLSVDRKREVIQLSVRWVNFPAFEPTSMFHDYLCSFQLLLQSCNDFLVENLRSLGFIPMPQASDVNILNIGNRGSESCLWFPDDFCYGLPIAELENKLNGDTSCTRVSRLSSVEVEGFSGEIDNLISKLNVTIESSWNLHPQLCKSLVVLSAKCLVYSRFLCSVTRETSFPEAGENENTSSCRSSDEFFTHWKIGMSTLAENIMMVLENSCWEVASTMLDCLLRVPPFCSLDYIIVTLTSVIETIINSAPKISWRLRTNSWLSNLFSRGILMHEGGISLVELISKMLSHHEPEQRFTALEHLGRLFGLDVNGGWVVLTSPSFDKLASHDSIVLISESVLTQLVANTWYPVASMASADASLHLRTLAMALLVHYIPFAEHANLQSFLENAHTFFPGLGSFTYRMGEGVFVQLSLALLAGVCLYCPAEDMSLVPQNVWQYIETLGGTKFGRFGEMDRRICQALCKAKHEEDDAKAVLKEALSSCPPKEIDPEFGTTRESVLQVLANLTSVQSYFDIFTEKMDQEAAELEEAELEMKILQKEVIIQGDASDEGDTLFTSSIMKGDHGRLQQIKNDIRSLERSRLEEEIFARRQKKLSLKRERQKYLEDAALREAELQQELDRQRTSEVEKEIERQRLLELERSKTNELRHNLDLEKERQTQREIQRELEQVESGSRQPRREFSSSTSSSRPRDRYRDRDNGRSVGDGNFRASPTSLPPDTLVSTASVPTTHTVALSGSRSFSGQLPTILQSRDRADEPTSNYDDTFDGSKDSGETSSTGDPELASGFDGLPSAFGSSQRHGSRGGKSRQILDRRDRDSRREGKWERKH from the exons CTCTTCGCCCAGTTAGTTGTGCTGTCAATGTTGACGATACTTTCTCGCAATGGGCTCAGCCTTTTGTTCAACAGGCACTATCTAAG ATTGTATCAACTTTGTCGTCATCAGTTTACCATCCTCTTCTTCATGGTTGTGCTGGCTATTTATCATCTTTCTCACCTTCTCAT GCAAAAACTGCTTGTGTCTTGATCGATTTGTGTAGCAGTACACTTGCACCTTGGATGTCCCGAGTAACTGCAAAG ATAGACTTGGCTGTGGAGCTTCTGGAAGATCTCTTGGGTGTTATTCAG GGTGAACGCCATTCTTTAGTTCGTGTACGTGTGGCCCTTAAATATATTTTGCTGGCTCTCTCTGGCTACATGGATGAAGTGCTAGCTGAATACAAG GAAGCAAAGCTTAGAGTTCTATTTCTTATAGAAATGTTGGAGACCTTTCTTGAGCCAGCCCTTTCGGCCTCCCAAAACATGATAGGCTTTGGTGAAATCTTCTGCACTTCTACCAACAACCAGGAAACAATGTGTGCCACTGCACTTCAAGTGATCCGTGCAGCTGTCAGAAAGCTCTCTGTTCTTCCCTCTTTGGAGCTAGAGTGGCGGCTTGGTTCAGTACCTCCTAC TGTTCTTCTCTCCATTCTGGATCCACAGCTGGAGTTACCTCCTGAGTTTGATCATTCCAGGTCTTCTCTCCCAAAGATTGACAAAGAAAACTCATCCAGTTTTCCGTTGTCTTATGTGTCTTTTGGAGGAAGCTCCTTAAAGTCCGCTGGTCAAGATGATGGGTATGGAGCGGCAGATATTTCTTCAAAAGCGGATATTCTAGAAGATGCCAGTCTCCTTTTTGCCCCACAGGAGTTAAGAAATCTAAATCTATTATTAGATGCTAATTTTGAAAAACCAGAGCAATCTAGTCTTTCAGATACCATGAGTGATAATAAACCAGTTCTGGGAAAAGACTTGAGGACTAAAGTAGACAAGGGTCTTATGCCAGCTCCTTGGCTCTCTATGAAGTATTCCAGCTTGCAGCTTCATCATACACAGCTGCTGGACATTGATATTTGTGAAAGGCGGGCTTCAGAGTTTCGGCGTCTGGCTTCGGATTTGCATTCTCAGCAAAATATCAATCTCGAGGGTCACAATGCTGCTGTGGATGCTTTGATCCTGTCAGCAGAATGCTATATTAATCCCTTCATGGTATCTGTTAAGGAATATCCAAGGGTTTCTGATCAAATTAATTTAACAGGTATTAGATCTCCTAATGAACAAGAAATTTCGGCACTCAAGAGAGCCTTGGGCAAAAGGAAGTGTAAATTAGAAACAATAAATCTTCTAGAACAAAGGAGAGATAAGGTGTTTATCCAGATTCTGCTTGAGGCTGCTGATATGGACAAGAATTACTATCAGAAGGTTTCTGATGTGTCTGATGGTGATCATGGTCCATATGGTGTTGAAGTGGAAGAACTTGCAAATTTGTCTGAGGATAATAATGCATCTGTCGATGCTCTAACTTTGGTTCGAAGAAACCAAACACTATTGTGCAATTTTTTAATCCATCAATTGTGCAAAGAGCAGCATTCTTTGCATGAAACTCTCATGCAGTGTCTTGTATTTTTGTTGCACTCTGCCACTAACCTTGTTTGTTCACCTGAAAAAATTATCGACATTATACTCGACTCAGCCGAGAACCTTAATAGGTGTTTAAGGTCCATTTTTCAGCAGTGCCAAGAAGGGGTTCTGCCGCTAAGTCGTGAAAAAGTTTATAGGGTCCAAAGGCATTGGACAATTCTTCAAAGTCTGGTCATTGCTTCAAGTGCTGGAAATGGTGGACCAAACAATGTATCTTATGTAAGTGGTTTGAAGTACGGTACTTTGATTCCTTCGTCTGGTTGGATTCGTAAGATACCAGCATTCACCTCTTGTGCTTTTTCTTTAGTTCGGTATTTGGGTTGGTTGGCAATATCAAGGATCGCTAAAGGATACCTAGCCGAACGTCTTTTTCTGACTTCAAATTTATCAGAACTGACACTTTTATTATCTATATTCGCTGATGATCTTGCCACATTGGATTTTGTTGGGGACTTGAGAGAGAGTCGTAATCTAGAAGTGTCAAACGGGAAACAAGAGAAATTACAATATGAAGACTGTTCTTTTGCTGTGAAGTATCCTGACATGAGCATTTTCTTTCCTGAAATGCCAAAAGAATTAAAAGCTTTTAGAGAATGTATTTTGGAGGCTGTTGCAATGCAGCTGAGATCTGTAGCATCGACCACAGTTACTGATATATTGTGTTGGTTGTCTGATCTGTGTTTGTCTCCCTTTCTAGAGAATGCTCACGATAGTCTTCTTCCAGTTAAAGGTCATCATGCAAAAAATTCCAAGGCGATCGTTCTATATGTATTTGAAGCTATTATTAGCGAACACATGGAAGCAGTTATTCCTGAGTTACCTAGGCTCATGCAAGTGCTTGGATCCTTATGCAGAAGCTTGTACTGTGACGTGCCTTTTCTCAGATCAATATTGTGTTTGTTGAGACCTATTATTTCCTTCTCTTTTGGCAAGATTTCTAATGCGGAAAAGCATCTGGTTGGTGAATCATGCCTTAATTTTGAGTCTCTGTGCTTCAGTGAGCTGTTTACTTACCTTCAACAGGAGAAGGACGACCGTGGTTTGTCGGACAAAAAGGTCAATATTGCGCTTGTTATATTCACCCTCGCAACTGTCTTTTGTGACTTGTCAGTTGACCGTAAAAGAGAGGTCATACAATTATCAGTACGGTGGGTGAATTTTCCTGCCTTTGAGCCCACATCGATGTTCCATGACTACCTTTGCTCATTCCAGTTACTTCTTCAAAGTTGCAATGATTTCTTAGTTGAAAACTTGAGATCACTTGGTTTTATACCAATGCCTCAAGCTTCTGATGTAAACATCCTCAATATTGGAAATAGAGGATCAGAATCGTGTCTATGGTTTCCTGATGATTTTTGCTACGGCCTTCCTATTGCTGAGCTTGAGAACAAATTAAATGGTGATACTTCTTGCACTCGTGTTTCTCGTCTGTCTTCAGTGGAAGTAGAAGGCTTCTCAGGGGAGATAGATAATCTGATTTCCAAGCTAAATGTAACAATTGAATCATCTTGGAATCTTCATCCTCAACTTTGCAAAAGTCTTGTTGTTCTTTCGGCGAAGTGTCTGGTCTACTCAAGATTCTTGTGTTCAGTTACTCGAGAAACATCTTTTCCAGAAGCCGGTGAGAATGAGAACACATCTTCGTGCAGGTCTTCTGATGAGTTCTTCACTCATTGGAAGATAGGTATGTCAACGCTTGCTGAAAATATTATGATGGTTCTGGAAAACAGTTGCTGGGAAGTCGCTTCCACTATGCTTGATTGTCTTCTTAGAGTTCCACCATTTTGCAGCCTGGATTATATAATTGTTACTCTAACTTCTGTGATTGAAACGATCATAAATAGTGCTCCAAAGATTTCGTGGCGCTTGAGAACTAATAGTTGGTTGTCAAATCTATTTTCAAGAGGAATTCTAATGCACGAAGGAGGGATATCTTTGGTTGAATTAATTTCTAAAATGTTGTCTCATCATGAGCCAGAGCAACGCTTTACAGCTCTTGAGCATTTAGGTCGACTTTTTGGCCTAGATGTGAATGGTGGTTGGGTGGTCCTCACTTCTCCGTCTTTTGACAAACTAGCTTCTCATGATAGTATTGTTTTGATCTCGGAATCAGTCTTAACTCAACTTGTAGCAAACACGTGGTATCCAGTTGCTTCTATGGCTTCCGCAGATGCATCATTACACTTAAGGACACTTGCGATGGCGCTTCTGGTTCACTATATTCCATTTGCTGAACATGCCAACTTGCAATCTTTTCTTGAAAATGCACACACGTTTTTCCCTGGTTTGGGAAGTTTTACGTATCGGATGGGGGAGGGCGTTTTTGTTCAGCTTTCTTTGGCACTTTTAGCTGGAGTTTGCCTCTACTGCCCAGCTGAAGATATGTCACTGGTTCCGCAAAATGTTTGGCAATATATTGAGACCCTCGGGGGCACAAAATTTG GGAGATTTGGAGAGATGGATAGACGCATCTGCCAGGCATTGTGTAAAGCTAAACACGAGGAGGATGACGCCAAAGCA GTCCTAAAGGAAGCACTTTCTTCATGTCCACCAAAAGAGATTGACCCAGAATTTGGGACAACTCGAGAATCTGTTCTTCAG GTTCTTGCAAATTTAACTTCTGTACAATCATACTTTGATATATTTACGGAGAAGATGGACCAAGAAGCCGCA GAGCTAGAGGAGGCAGAGCTGGAGATGAAAATTCTTCAGAAAGAAGTTATCATTCAGGGTGATGCTAGCGACGAGGGAGATACCCTATTTACTTCTT CTATAATGAAGGGAGATCATGGCCGACTTCAGCAAATTAAGAATGACATCCGTTCACT AGAGAGATCTAGACTCGAGGAAGAGATTTTTGCTCGGAGGCAAAAGAAACTGTCATTGAAACGTGAACGTCAGAAATATCTTGAAGATGCTGCTTTACGAGAGGCTGAACTTCAGCAAGAACTTGATAG GCAAAGGACTTCTGAAGTTGAAAAAGAGATTGAGAGGCAGCGGTTACTGGAGCTTGAACGTTCCAAGACAAATGAGCTCCGGCATAATCTTGATTTAGAGAAGGAAAGGCAAACACAG AGAGAAATTCAACGTGAGCTAGAGCAAGTTGAATCTGGGAGCAGACAACCACGACGAGAGTTCTCATCCTCCACCAGTAGCAG CCGCCCTCGTGATCGGTATCGGGACCGCGATAATGGGAGGTCTGTTGGAGACGGGAATTTCAGAGCAAGTCCGACAAGCTTACCACCAGATACGCTAGTTAGCACTGCGTCGGTTCCTACAACACATACTGTTGCTTTGTCAGGGTCGAGATCATTTTCCGGCCAGCTTCCGACAATCCTACAATCTCGTGATCGTGCCGATGAGCCTACAAGCAATTACGATGATACCTTTGATGGGAGCAAGGACTCGGGGGAAACAAGTAGTACAGGTGACCCCGAGTTAGCATCTGGTTTCGATGGCCTCCCAAGTGCGTTTGGCTCTTCTCAGAGACATGGATCAAGAGGTGGTAAGTCGAGACAAATTTTGGATAGAAGAGACAGAGATAGTCGACGTGAAGGAAAATGGGAAAGAAAACATTGA